One region of Oculatellaceae cyanobacterium genomic DNA includes:
- a CDS encoding diguanylate cyclase translates to MIEEDKTKDQLIAELATMRQLNKFLLFSGMGVQQHLEKLLIEERQFAATLLDTTNSLVNNFVAAVLDTPNTLVVVLDNQKRIISFNQTCEVITHYSCNEVKGKQIWDIFVPPNQKETVKALFTSLQNGEVMPEYEYNWMIKDGSSRRISWSNKLLRDDYGEISYFLSIGVDITERTLAQQELLEYKQNLEELVFKRTTKLIQVNHKLKEEIAVRQQVEIELRQQYQREQLIGVITQRILGCLSLDKILQTAVNEIRNFLNVERVTIYQTEPEQNGKFVVESVAPSIAPIVGLHLHDPCFDRNYVLKYQNGRLSAINDVWTATLHPCYRNFLKRLGIRANLVVPLVANNKLWALLCVHECSAPRYWQSWEINLLGALSTQLAIAIQQAQLYQQLESANIELQRLANLDGLTQLANRRYFDEYLNSEWKRLAREEAPLSLILCDIDFFKTYNDTYGHLAGDKCLIEVANAIRNATKRPADLVARYGGEEFAVILPNTDASGAMHLAELIRKLVKKLKISYLNSSETLGVTLSLGVASTIPNHQSEPVGLIRDADIALYQAKESGRDRVCSCLSFDTPISQRTMNATKY, encoded by the coding sequence ATGATTGAAGAAGATAAAACAAAAGACCAACTCATTGCAGAGTTGGCGACTATGCGTCAACTCAATAAGTTTCTACTATTTTCAGGAATGGGAGTCCAGCAACACTTAGAGAAACTCTTGATTGAAGAGCGCCAATTTGCAGCAACGCTTTTGGATACAACAAATAGCTTGGTAAATAATTTTGTTGCGGCTGTTTTAGATACACCTAACACTTTAGTTGTAGTTCTTGATAATCAAAAACGAATTATCAGCTTCAATCAGACTTGTGAGGTGATCACTCATTACTCCTGTAACGAGGTCAAAGGTAAGCAAATATGGGATATATTTGTGCCGCCAAATCAAAAGGAGACCGTCAAAGCTTTGTTTACATCTCTTCAAAACGGAGAAGTGATGCCAGAATATGAATACAATTGGATGATCAAGGATGGAAGCAGCCGCCGGATTTCTTGGTCAAACAAACTGCTACGGGATGATTATGGTGAAATTAGCTACTTCCTTAGTATTGGGGTTGATATTACAGAACGTACTCTAGCTCAACAAGAGCTTCTTGAGTACAAGCAAAATCTTGAAGAACTTGTATTTAAGAGAACTACAAAACTAATTCAGGTCAATCATAAACTGAAAGAGGAAATTGCTGTTCGTCAGCAAGTTGAAATCGAACTGCGGCAACAATATCAAAGGGAACAATTAATAGGAGTGATTACCCAGCGTATATTAGGATGCCTGAGTTTAGACAAAATTCTCCAAACAGCAGTTAACGAAATTCGCAATTTTCTCAATGTTGAACGAGTAACAATTTATCAAACTGAGCCAGAACAAAATGGTAAATTTGTTGTCGAATCTGTTGCACCTTCTATTGCACCAATTGTAGGGTTACATTTACACGACCCCTGTTTTGATCGTAACTACGTGTTGAAATACCAAAACGGTCGTTTGTCTGCTATCAATGACGTTTGGACAGCTACCCTGCATCCTTGTTACAGAAATTTTCTAAAAAGATTGGGAATTCGAGCAAATCTAGTTGTACCACTTGTAGCTAACAATAAATTATGGGCATTGCTTTGTGTCCATGAATGTTCTGCACCTCGGTACTGGCAATCATGGGAAATCAATTTGTTAGGGGCATTATCAACCCAATTAGCCATTGCAATCCAACAAGCACAACTTTATCAACAGTTAGAATCAGCAAACATAGAATTACAACGTCTGGCAAATTTAGATGGCCTTACTCAACTAGCTAACCGTCGTTATTTTGACGAATATCTTAACTCAGAGTGGAAGCGCCTAGCACGGGAAGAAGCCCCGTTATCTTTAATATTGTGCGATATTGACTTCTTTAAGACCTATAACGATACTTATGGGCATCTGGCGGGTGACAAATGCTTGATTGAGGTAGCAAATGCTATCAGAAACGCCACGAAACGTCCGGCTGATTTAGTGGCTCGTTATGGAGGAGAAGAATTTGCGGTAATATTGCCTAATACTGATGCAAGCGGAGCTATGCACCTTGCGGAGTTAATCCGCAAGCTTGTCAAAAAGCTGAAAATTTCCTATCTTAATTCCTCAGAAACTCTAGGCGTTACCCTCAGTTTAGGAGTTGCTAGTACTATTCCAAATCATCAATCAGAACCAGTAGGATTAATTCGTGATGCGGACATAGCACTCTACCAAGCTAAAGAATCAGGACGCGATCGCGTTTGTTCCTGTTTGTCTTTTGACACTCCGATCTCTCAAAGAACTATGAATGCAACTAAATATTAA
- the tsaE gene encoding tRNA (adenosine(37)-N6)-threonylcarbamoyltransferase complex ATPase subunit type 1 TsaE, producing the protein MVKNSQKISLKDQTVTHKLGLLLGKFLPTGSTILLQGDLGSGKTTLVQGIGEGLEIKELIVSPTFTLINEYTSGRIPLYHLDLYRLEPEDLTELHIENYWEAIEVPAGIVAIEWAERLVEKPLNYLHIYLTYQQQEGRIAEIVAIGECELIDLSDE; encoded by the coding sequence ATGGTTAAAAATTCTCAAAAAATTTCTCTTAAAGATCAAACAGTTACACATAAATTAGGACTTTTACTCGGAAAATTTTTGCCTACTGGAAGTACAATTTTATTACAAGGGGATTTAGGTAGCGGTAAAACAACCTTAGTTCAGGGTATAGGGGAAGGATTAGAAATAAAAGAATTAATTGTTAGTCCTACGTTCACTCTCATCAATGAATACACTTCGGGACGAATACCTTTATATCATCTTGATTTGTACCGCTTAGAACCAGAAGACCTTACTGAATTACATATAGAAAATTACTGGGAAGCCATCGAAGTACCAGCAGGGATTGTAGCGATCGAATGGGCTGAACGTTTAGTTGAAAAACCTTTAAATTATCTGCATATTTATCTTACTTACCAGCAGCAAGAAGGTCGCATAGCTGAAATTGTAGCTATAGGTGAATGTGAACTTATTGATTTAAGTGATGAATAA